The following are from one region of the Halolamina litorea genome:
- a CDS encoding CRISPR-associated protein Cas4 has translation MSDTVAASDLGRAAYCPRQLYYARNRDDREPPVEVIERREIAFRYPDLRGASDDVLGDLPLAVTPAEYRENLDRLAAGDLWGRLVDPAERNALLTGKDCRGVAHKLLAGSDAAGSSRGGADRADGDPPIPVLVSGGVPPPEGVWEPQSVRAVALAKALAWERGREVPRAVVEYPAVGVVRSVRLTVRKKARYRETLRTVRSLDGPPSRIHDDQKCGACEYRDSCGTKTRSLKSLLGF, from the coding sequence GTGTCCGACACCGTCGCCGCAAGCGACCTCGGCCGCGCCGCGTACTGCCCGCGACAGCTCTACTACGCCCGCAACCGCGACGACCGGGAGCCACCCGTCGAGGTGATCGAGCGCCGCGAAATCGCCTTCCGCTACCCCGACCTCCGCGGGGCGAGCGACGACGTACTCGGGGACCTCCCGCTCGCAGTTACCCCCGCGGAGTACCGCGAGAACCTCGACCGCCTCGCCGCCGGCGACCTGTGGGGCCGACTCGTCGATCCCGCCGAGCGGAACGCGCTCCTGACGGGGAAGGACTGCCGCGGCGTCGCGCACAAACTGCTCGCCGGTAGCGACGCCGCCGGTTCGTCCCGGGGCGGCGCCGATCGGGCCGATGGCGACCCCCCGATACCCGTCCTCGTCTCCGGAGGTGTGCCGCCGCCCGAGGGCGTCTGGGAGCCACAGTCGGTTCGCGCGGTCGCGCTGGCGAAGGCGCTCGCGTGGGAGCGCGGCCGCGAGGTCCCCCGCGCCGTCGTCGAGTACCCCGCGGTCGGCGTGGTCCGCTCGGTCCGTCTCACTGTTCGGAAGAAAGCCCGCTACCGCGAAACCCTCCGGACGGTCCGCAGCCTCGACGGCCCGCCCTCCCGCATCCACGATGACCAGAAGTGCGGCGCCTGTGAGTACCGGGACAGTTGCGGGACGAAAACGCGCTCGCTCAAGTCGCTGCTGGGGTTCTGA
- a CDS encoding redoxin domain-containing protein yields MMEFDVVDLPAADHPDVGETAPDFTRPLVNEEFWEDRSLASLTDDGPVLLVAHPMDGAFPATYVWNEIDDRGWTDDLDVVGLSISTPYEHATLLDERGVDARLFSDPGAGVAEQYGIEHDLDGMAGITEHRPAVFLIDGDRTIQYAWVATEWPDFPDYDEIEAALDEL; encoded by the coding sequence CTGATGGAGTTCGACGTCGTCGACCTGCCCGCAGCCGACCACCCCGACGTCGGCGAGACCGCGCCCGACTTCACCCGCCCGCTCGTTAACGAGGAGTTCTGGGAGGACCGCTCGCTCGCCTCCCTGACCGACGACGGGCCGGTGCTGCTGGTCGCCCACCCGATGGACGGCGCGTTCCCGGCCACCTACGTCTGGAACGAGATCGACGACCGCGGCTGGACCGACGACCTCGACGTGGTCGGCCTGTCGATCTCGACGCCGTACGAACACGCCACCCTCCTCGACGAGCGTGGCGTCGACGCGCGACTGTTCTCCGACCCCGGCGCCGGCGTCGCCGAGCAGTACGGGATCGAACACGACCTCGACGGGATGGCCGGGATCACCGAGCACCGACCCGCCGTCTTCCTGATCGACGGGGACCGGACGATCCAGTACGCCTGGGTCGCCACCGAGTGGCCCGACTTCCCCGACTACGACGAGATCGAGGCTGCGCTCGACGAGCTGTAG
- a CDS encoding L-threonylcarbamoyladenylate synthase, whose product MRDDMIQATSMLAMGELAVYPTDTVYGLGADAIAADAVERVYDLKGRSRDEPLSMAVPDVDAALEHVVATEREEEFMRAFLPGPVTVVLERQGHVPDVLTAGRDRVGIRIPDHDLALDLLEEFAPITATSANPSGEANVTDLDDLDESIREGVGAVVDGGVLPGGESTVVDPGSGEIHRRGEGADEVEAWLDEH is encoded by the coding sequence ATGCGCGACGACATGATTCAGGCCACCAGTATGCTCGCGATGGGCGAACTGGCGGTCTACCCGACCGACACCGTCTACGGCCTCGGCGCCGACGCCATCGCCGCCGACGCCGTCGAGCGGGTGTACGACCTCAAGGGCCGCTCCCGTGACGAACCGCTCTCGATGGCGGTTCCCGACGTGGACGCGGCGCTCGAACACGTGGTCGCCACCGAACGCGAGGAGGAGTTCATGCGGGCGTTCCTCCCCGGCCCGGTGACGGTCGTGCTCGAGCGGCAGGGCCACGTCCCGGACGTGCTCACGGCCGGGCGGGACCGCGTCGGCATCCGCATCCCCGACCACGACCTCGCACTCGACCTGTTGGAGGAGTTCGCGCCGATCACCGCGACCAGCGCGAACCCCAGCGGCGAGGCGAACGTCACGGACCTCGACGACCTCGACGAGTCGATCCGCGAGGGCGTCGGCGCCGTCGTCGACGGCGGCGTCCTCCCGGGCGGCGAGAGCACCGTCGTCGACCCCGGCAGCGGCGAGATTCACCGTCGCGGTGAGGGCGCCGACGAGGTCGAGGCGTGGCTCGACGAGCACTGA
- a CDS encoding glutathione S-transferase N-terminal domain-containing protein — MSEPAITLYRLQACPFCERVVTKLDEYDLDYQSRFVEPMHSDRNVVKRISGKRSVPAIVDENTGLTMSESGNIVEYLEKTYGGEA; from the coding sequence ATGTCCGAGCCAGCGATCACGCTCTACCGCCTGCAAGCCTGTCCGTTCTGTGAGCGGGTGGTTACCAAACTCGACGAGTACGACCTCGATTACCAGTCGCGGTTCGTCGAGCCGATGCACTCCGATCGGAACGTGGTCAAGCGCATCAGCGGCAAGCGCTCGGTCCCGGCCATCGTCGACGAGAACACGGGGCTCACCATGTCCGAGTCGGGCAACATCGTCGAGTACCTCGAGAAGACCTACGGGGGTGAGGCCTGA